The following coding sequences are from one Triticum aestivum cultivar Chinese Spring chromosome 5A, IWGSC CS RefSeq v2.1, whole genome shotgun sequence window:
- the LOC123103108 gene encoding uncharacterized protein: MDPGPSSASADPSPPEEEEEEEEEERDSSTGSTWVVVPGSEVLGADAPKVVGWEELQQELARLWSLSAALAAARDRKAGLAARLESALEARKAVLQQDNELAEMRQRLQSHADFMGELRMQTKEVSANVEDRREQLCVKIRTLTVADKTVGAAQSKLQEPCKLLSGERGHGRLKGLERMLRMRQQYMIGQVAQIYPVRPLNEQSPIVKPGLNSSITRTGVGEALLPNGSQNGQAPLAILGLQLSKLSIKKTSYFSDKTEIQKSATLLGYVAHAVSLIASYLDVPLRYPLRLGGSHSYIVDHAPSVDPSIAPGVSSSTPSSTSMRTMEFPLFFEGQETTRSAYAVFLLNKDVEQLLNHIGAESLGPRHVLANLKQLTTIVQSQQYISD; this comes from the exons ATGGACCCGGGCCCCTCGTCTGCCAGCGCTGACCCGTCCCcgccagaggaggaggaagaggaggaggaggaggagcgcgacagcAGCACCGGCAGCACGTGGGTGGTCGTGCCGGGGAGCGAGGTGCTGGGTGCCGACGCGCCCAAGGTCGTCGGCTGGGAGGAGCTTCAGCAGGAGCTCGCGCGCCTCTGGAGCCTGtccgccgcgctcgccgccgccagGGACCGCAAGGCCGGCCTCGCCGCGCGCCTCGAGTCCGCGCTCGAG GCAAGAAAGGCAGTTCTTCAGCAGGATAATGAGTTGGCTGAGATGAGGCAGAGATTGCAATCTCATGCTGATTTTATGGGGGAATTGAGGATGCAAACGAAGGAAGTGTCTGCAAATGTTGAGGATCGAAGGGAGCAGCTTTGCGTCAAGATCAGGACGCTGACAGTAGCAGACAAAACTGTTGGCGCAGCACAAAGTAAATTACAG GAACCTTGTAAATTGCTGTCTGGGGAACGTGGCCATGGTCGTCTTAAAGGTCTGGAACGAATGTTACGGATGAGACAACAATACATGATAGGACAAGTTGCTCAGATATATCCCGTGAGGCCCTTGAATGAGCAATCTCCAATTGTAAAGCCTGGATTAAACTCTAGTATCACTAGAACAG GAGTTGGTGAAGCACTGTTGCCCAATGGTTCCCAAAACGGACAGGCACCTTTGGCCATTTTGGGACTACAGTTATCAAAGCTTTCTATAAAAAAGACCAGCTACTTCAGTGACAAGACAGAGATTCAAAAGTCTGCTACTCTTCTTGGATATGTTGCACAT GCGGTCTCCCTTATTGCATCATATCTTGATGTTCCTCTTCGATATCCACTACGGTTGGGAGGTTCACATTCGTATATTGTTGATCATGCCCCTTCAGTTGACCCATCTATAGCCCCAGGAGTAAGTTCTTCTACCCCTTCGAGCACAAGCATGAGGACAATGGAATTCCCTCTGTTTTTTGAAGGACAAGAAACGACAAGATCAGCATATGCTGTATTCTTGTTAAACAAG GATGTCGAACAACTTCTGAACCACATTGGCGCTGAGAGTCTTGGCCCAAGACATGTACTAGCTAACCTGAAGCAGCTAACAACCATTGTCCAGTCACAACAATACATTTCTGATTGA
- the LOC123103109 gene encoding uncharacterized protein: protein MRLMDKFKQMAKDLGTDDLVLHAKRILHSSFAVAYQSSCDYPMVLGAGILLLLLHRICPPLLAFLVSSSPLLLLTGLLLGALLSYGEPNTPSVTAEGDSDNQQTLTPESKNSIADCSTEEVESVTIETCLEKRTGSAGVYVEERAPANNTHDNHCEETNVMFLAADTVLSTESSKYAQSNVIMGREGYGEQISEKSDLQEFESSNNERGDYEVHNHYQFGEPTSPCWQSADRQDPCYGSESDLTDDSSSPDASMTDIIPMLEELHPLIDLGTGHPTLASRSRDNLNSSSDDDESDLEEDDDDDSISDDEDEGEEEEKDDGNDQEDVIRKNGRADGLMELQRAKNILKFELDQRLMDLQTADATQKLKEASRFFVQVPSISTPRGQPYDPSNASGEGEVIELPQIPDSAPSVLLPMGSLFDLPSDHIVDHNSQLEETWTPRSYSPATQLRKHGNFHGRHSANPCRSGLKSEKGEIGGEDALGSHSDSDAAKQGNDGRLSCSQEAHLGEEIKILSPVISDAGVLKGDYGMHEGNNNADSSDDINSFPTMKNESSTSEAEVSVHPGGEQSVLCCLSKVNNSEQYVVEANSIDEVNSLFRSRMEEVLVQSVSEPVMGQPLTVTLEDDSSDPALCPNPGMHAIEASSVEELNSQFVQINHEVLTYDAWDVEPVQEKSSEEAFLAADEHTSEVPVGNGSRELSTAEENQQFAGTSRLHVIEVTSAEEMKRLFNTLEDVQDQMHHSSEHKLAQGTGGSASGTLGLETEPVEDAGSAFEQLISGHDKGKMSQDVEVELKPSELNSELEVTEAQTLDDDSSYDTFGSGSKVTELKDSAGTPKSVAVEGRHEEDV from the exons ATGCGTTTAATGGACAAATTTAAGCAGATGGCTAAGGATCTCGGCACAGACGATCTCGTTCTGCACGCTAAGAGAATATTGCATTCCTCTTTCGCAGTTGCTTATCAGTCTTCTTGTGATTATCCTATGGTACTCGGTGCTGGGATCTTGTTGCTGCTACTACATAGGATTTGCCCTCCTCTACTTGCTTTCCTAGTGTCTTCCTCTCCCCTCCTGCTGTTAACCGGACTTCTTCTCGGAGCCCTTTTGAGTTATGGTGAACCAAATACCCCCTCAGTGACTGCAGAAGGAGACTCTGATAATCAACAAACTTTGACCCCGGAGTCCAAAAATTCCATTGCTGACTGCTCGACCGAGGAGGTTGAGAGTGTTACTATCGAGACTTGCTTGGAGAAGAGAACCGGCAGTGCAGGAGTATATGTCGAGGAGAGAGCCCCGGCCAATAACACGCATGACAATCACTGCGAAGAAACAAATGTCATGTTTCTGGCAGCTGATACTGTGCTTAGCACGGAGTCTTCTAAATATGCCCAGAGCAATGTCATCATGGGAAGAGAAGGATATGGTGAGCAAATCAGCGAGAAGTCTGATCTGCAAGAATTTGAGAGCAGCAATAATGAAAGAGGTGACTATGAAGTACACAATCATTATCAGTTTGGTGAACCCACGAGTCCCTGCTGGCAGTCTGCTGACCGGCAGGATCCTTGTTATGGTTCTGAATCTGATCTTACTGATGACAGTTCTTCTCCTGATGCATCCATGACCGACATAATCCCAATGCTTGAAGAGTTGCACCCACTGATAGACTTGGGGACTGGTCACCCCACCTTGGCCTCCAGGTCCAGGGACAACTTGAATTCTTCATCAGATGACGATGAGAGTGACCTtgaggaggatgacgatgacgACAGTATCTCGGACGATGAAGatgaaggagaggaagaggagaaagaTGATGGAAATGATCAGGAGGATGTCATACGAAAGAATGGTAGGGCCGATGGTCTGATGGAGCTGCAGAGAGCAAAGAATATCCTGAAGTTTGAACTCGATCAGAGGCTAATGGACTTGCAAACCGCTGATGCAACACAGAAATTGAAGGAGGCATCCCGTTTCTTTGTCCAGGTTCCTTCCATTTCCACACCAAGAGGGCAACCATATGATCCTTCAAATGCCTCAGGGGAAGGGGAAGTGATAGAGTTACCCCAGATACCTGATTCAGCACCATCTGTCCTCCTGCCTATGGGAAGCCTATTTGATCTTCCTTCTGACCATATTGTGGACCATAACAGTCAATTGGAAGAAACTTGGACTCCTCGCTCGTACTCTCCAGCAACACAGCTTAGAAAGCATGGAAACTTCCATGGACGGCACTCCGCTAATCCGTGTCGCAGTGGCCTCAAATCGGAGAAAGGTGAAATTGGTGGAGAAGATGCCCTTGGTAGTCACTCGGACAGTGATGCTGCTAAGCAAGGGAATGATGGGAGGTTATCTTGTTCACAGGAAGCACATTTAGGTGAAGAGATCAAAATACTAAGCCCAGTAATTTCAGATGCTGGTGTGTTGAAAGGAGATTACGGGATGCATGAAGGCAATAACAATGCTGATTCCAGTGATGATATAAATTCATTTCCTACCATGAAAAATGAATCCAGCACTTCAGAAGCGGAGGTTTCAGTTCATCCAG GCGGTGAGCAATCAGTGCTATGCTGTCTATCCAAAGTAAATAATTCTGAGCAATATGTCGTCGAAGCGAATTCCATCGATGAAGTTAACTCGTTATTCAGGAGCCGCATGGAGGAAGTGCTAGTGCAGTCCGTTTCAGAGCCCGTTATGGGGCAACCTTTGACAGTTACACTTGAAGATGACTCGAGTGACCCGGCGTTATGTCCAAACCCCGGGATGCATGCCATTGAAGCGAGTTCAGTTGAAGAATTAAATTCACAATTTGTACAAATCAATCACGAAGTACTGACATATGACGCTTGGGATGTTGAGCCGGTTCAAGAAAAGTCAAGTGAAGAAGCATTTCTTGCTGCAGATGAGCATACTTCAGAAGTCCCAGTTGGAAATGGGTCCAGAGAGCTATCAACTGCAGAAGAAAACCAGCAGTTCGCAGGTACTTCTAGGCTCCATGTTATTGAGGTGACCTCAGCTGAAGAGATGAAAAGGCTATTCAATACACTCGAAGATGTGCAGGACCAGATGCATCATAGCTCAGAGCACAAGCTTGCTCAAGGTACAGGAGGGAGTGCTTCTGGCACGCTAGGTCTTGAAACAGAGCCCGTCGAAGATGCCGGCTCTGCTTTCGAGCAGTTAATCTCTGGCCATGACAAGGGGAAGATGTCTCAAGATGTTGAGGTGGAGCTGAAGCCATCCGAGCTCAACTCTGAACTGGAGGTTACCGAGGCCCAAACTCTGGATGATGATTCTAGTTATGACACATTTGGCAGTGGTTCTAAAGTAACTGAGCTCAAAGATTCAGCTGGAACTCCTAAATCTGTTGCTGTTGAAGGGCGGCATGAGGAAGATGTTTGA